One genomic region from Xenopus laevis strain J_2021 chromosome 2L, Xenopus_laevis_v10.1, whole genome shotgun sequence encodes:
- the LOC108707475 gene encoding endothelin-2-like — MDKECVYFCHLDIIWVNTGGQTLPYGLGNLPRRRKRTTPRCQCEDKGDRVCETFCHQEARDIVDNKSQAVHTDLPQKHFRKVKKSHVNLLHVLRDISALSNLKTNHDSNPSFSLSLS; from the exons ATGGATAAGGAGTGTGTGTACTTCTGCCACCTGGATATAATATGGGTAAACACTGGAGG ACAAACCCTTCCTTATGGATTAGGGAACCTACCAAGGCGTCGGAAGAGAACAACACCCCGCTGTCAGTGTGAGGATAAAGGAGACAGAGTATGTGAAACATTTTGCCACCAGGAAGCAAG GGACATTGTTGACAATAAATCACAAGCAGTCCATACGGATCTGCCTCAAAAACACTTCCGAAAAGTAAAGAAATCGCATGTCAACCTCTTGCATGTTTTACG AGACATCTCAGCATTGAGCAACCTGAAAACCAACCATGACTCTAACCCTTCGTTCTCACTGTCTCTGAGTTGA